AGTTTGTTCAAGCAGCTGAAAGTGATGAAGTGACAGTCTCTGAAGTACCAATATAAGGAAAAGATGAGCTACAGAAGGCTCTTTGAACATGACAAAACAATAAAACTCCAACTGAACAAAATGTATTACAAGACCCATAAGTTGTAGTTAAGGTACAGCTTTACAGAAGAGGGATGCAGCACCTGAAAGTTATCTAGAAGCATGGGGAACCCTTTCCACTGAAGACCTTGGTAGTATACAGACCTCTCAGAAACCATCAGACATGACTATAGAAAGTAATCTGCCTCCTCTCAGTGCCCACTGATGGAGAGGGCATAATACAGTTTTAAAAGTCAGCAGTGTTATTTATAAACTGGAAAGAATTTAGAACAATATTTATGCTAGCAGATGTGGATATTTTTTACCTCTTtccattcaggaaaaaaacaggctCTGACAAATCAACCACTTTTCACTTTCTGGTAATAAAAGATAAATTGCATCCATTTGCACATATAAGAAAAGCCTTTAACAGCCCCAGTTATTCTTAAAAGCCAATTCTAAGTAATCTGTGGCTTAAAGTTAGTAacaaagcctttaaaaaaaaaaaaaaaaagcaacagattTGGCTGCCATGTTTGCCAAGCACTCTTAAGTGCTTACTTGCCCAGGCTGGTTACTGTGCTCTTGGCTCATTTACCAGAAGCAGGACATGGTGTTACAGACAAGTAACATGATCCATGAAGTTGGTTCACAACTAGTCAGATTTCGACACTTTACCCGGGGCACTGGATCTGCTGTGGACTCCACGTGCTGCATAACATGAAGTTACTGATAACTAGATGACTAGTGTATTGGCACTCCTTACTTTGCTGCAATCATCCTTGCCAGTCTACTGCgacccctagaacagctcagaaGAAGGCTGCAGACTTTGGAGTTTCTGCTGTGAAGCAGCTAGCAATGAGTGTGTAACTACAAGTATCTCTCAATTTACATTACAAAGATCAAGACTGTACTTTATTTTGGGAAGTTCTGCATCCTGTAATTACACACCAACATCAACACATTGAAGTCCTACACCTATCAAAGGTCAAATGAGCTGTGTCACACCCAGGCTACCAAGACATGCAACTCTGCTTCCGAGGTATCAGCTGACTGCTGacatcctccccctccctctccacaACATTCACAGGTTGTTAATCATGGAGTGAGACTGAGAAAGTTTTAACTTACTGAGCAAGTGActtgtagctgctgctgctgctgcccctgctcttGGGGTGTGggctgctgttgttgctgctgcgGGTCCCATATGTGCACTGTCTGTGCTGTATTCTGGTATGTCCCTGCCACAGCCTGCACTGCCACTGGAATGTGGATGTTGCCATTCATAAATTGCGCTGGAAAGAGCGAATTAGCAAGAGTCTGCACCACTTCCTCGTGAGAGTTCTTCACTACTGAAGTACTTCCCACCATCTTATCCTTGTCATCTTCCAGCTTCACGGTAGTCAGTGTCGTTGGCGAGCCACTGACATGGACGGCATTGTAGGCCTCCTGAGGGATGGCAATGTGGGTTATGTTTTGCTGCTGAAGGTCACCACGTGGTTGAGCAGAGTAAACAGGGATGGTCCAAGTCTCTCCAGTGGGGCTAGTAATGGTCCCAGTGGCACTGTACAGGTGGGCACTGTCCACTGTTAACAAGTCTGGCCGTAAAGAGACGTAACTTTGCTGCTGGCCCTGAGGAATGGCCAGCACTGTGGCAACTGGCTGCCCTGAAATAGCATACGATACAGTAATAGGCATATCCACTTTGCGTTTCTTCACTGGCTGAAGGACACTAGCAGTGCTGATCCGTCGCTCTCCCTCTCGCGGAGAGCCTTGCTGAGAAGGTGGAGGTGACAGTGCCCCAACCGTTTGGATCTGTATCTGCTGGCCACCAGTAATGGCCTGCCCTGCCACAAGCTGGGCCTGGATCTGCTGGTGTTGTATATGCTCCTCCTGTATCTCCGCAGCCTGGATCTGTTGGGCAGTCTGCACATGCTGCACTTGGAtttgagctgcctgcagctgagatGGGCTGGGGCTCTGAAGAGACTGACTCTGTATTGTCTGCGATGCCTGCTGCTGCGCCTGGCCTTGGATCTGCACTTGGACCTGTATTGGCTGCTCTGAAGCCTGATGGACAGCAAGCTGTggagagagctgctgggcagagacctgctgcGGTGACTGCTGGACCTGGACCTGAACCTGCAATGACACCAATTCAGTGGTTAGAGATCAGCAAGCCTCAGTGATTCAACAGGAGACCACCAACAGAGACGGTCCATCACTGGAGATCTAAGCTTCGGGTCCTCTAGGCTCAGTTTTATGAGTCTATATATTAATCTATTAGTAAATATCTCATGAAAAATGAAACTAGGTTACTCTAGAAGTGCCTTGTTGATAACAGCAATGATGTAGGTGATGTGTTTGCTCAGCACTGCATGTGACCATGCTTCTCAGCACAGATAGAACAGAGCACAAGGGGCATCTCCATCCTCAAAGTTCTGTGGGCTCAAGCCAACAGATTGCATCCTTGGAAGCCAAACGAGACCTCAGAGCTATTTGCGTTGCTAAAATGTTATTTCAACACAGGCCTGGCAATAGCAAGGCTTAAAGGTCACACACATTACAATTCTGATGTTAAATTTATCTTGCTACAAAACGCGCAGCTTGTCTCATTCTTACTCTATTCTAAAGATTACTGCTTTCAACCCCAGTACTCCAAGTGGCCACAGGATCACTTGCAACTGACAGGCAGTAAGAAATATGGGTAAGATGAAACCAGCACTTGACTTTCCACATaaagcacagaaatgttttgaacCCCCCACTAGGAGTAACACTACGGCAGGCAGATGTCAACACACAAAGTTGCAAGTTCAACCTGAATCTCTGTCATGTACTGAGGGGCAACACTGCAGCATGTttttcaaacatttttcttggcagtgataattaaaataaattcttaatttttttaaattattatttacttATTCCATTTAATTCAATTTTTTGTCCAAATTACTCAGTTGTATTTTCTAGCTCAGGCACTTACATAATTCTGAATAACATGGACAAAACACATTAAGACTTGGATACAAACATAGTTCCTGTTATTttaggggaaaataaataaataactaaaaatcATACCCTCTCGCATCAATGCTCATTTGTCCAAGGTCTGTCATGCTAACTAGCAGCAGTCCAGAAGCAGACTTAAAGCCAGGACTCAGAGGTAGCTCACAACGAAAGTTCAGGTCTAAACAACCTTCCATTTCAGGCCTTGAACCCAGCCCAGCTGGTACCTTCAAGGCACCAAGTGAGGTCTCCTCTCCTTGTCCAGACACCACCGTTTTGTCACCCACATGTACACAGCCATTTTGTTGCATTTGCCTTGTCCTGGAAGTGATGTTCCAGGTTCCCATGATCACCTGCTTCTCCAAGCTTCCTTAACACTTTATCTTAAGGTAGGGAGTTAATTACTCAACCTGAGAGATGCAGAGCTTTATTAGTGGCACCTATGAGGGCCATATGAAGTTTGAGGCCAACACAGACTTCAGCTGCAaaacttcctcctcacgttCTCTCACCCTTTTCTACCTCATTCTAGAGTCAGTCACACTAACACAGCACTTGCACAGAGACTGCACACTGCCAGCCTGACAATACCAAAGAACTACCATGCAGGTCTGCATGGTGAGGATAGACAAAATCTCACTTCCCAACATCACCTCTAAGAGCTCTTTAAAAATGTTAAGGATTCGTTTGCATGCAATCAAGAGTTGCTAAGGAAAAGCAAGATAGCAAAACGCACTAATGGTAGACCAGTTTTACAAGTCACCTCCTCTTAGGAGCTAATTCTGCTTCCAGGAAGAACACATTATATTACAGGTTCCTACTGGGAGCTATATGCAGTAATTCAGATGACGTGGACTTGGTATAATAATTTCCTGCAAGGTAACAAAACACATATGACCTTGTGCCAGCATGACAGTTTAAAAAGCTGCATCAATGAGTGATTTGATGAAACAGTTAATTGAAAAAGATGAAGTCACCTATGGGATGCTTCTTCAGTTCTAATTGATACTCTTATCATACTGCCTTGAGCAAACAGGCCCAAACACAGATCCCAGTTAGGAGTTCAATTACACCTCTGAGGCAATCATTCTCCCAAACATCCAACTTTAAAAATCATTAATATAATCCTTAGCATTAATTTATGCCCTTATTCAAACGATTACTTGCAAGGCAAAGGTCCAAGACTGGAAAACTAAAACCTGTTATTACATCAATATATTTTCAGTTGCTTTCTCTGATAGGATTCAAAAAATCATGTCACAGGTAAAATGTTAACCATGTCATTTATCCTGAACtactgttgtttgttttcagaatctGCACAGGCTGACCAAGAACATCTTACAAGTATCCCCACCTTCTTTTCATACAAAAATTTTCCTGCTACTGCTGTAACAAAGGAACACtaaatctttttcttcctaGCAGCAAGAACTGGAAGTCCACTTCAGCACCAAAGCAACTTTATCACGTCAGTGTAGTTAGAAAGGTAATGAAGTAGGTTTAAGCAAAATATACTGTCAGCAAAAGAGGCACAGTCTAAGCAAAGGCCTAACAAaacaatattttcttctttctgcttttacagAACAGAGTATTTCAATTGGAAGGGGACAAaaatgatcatctagtctaattGCCAGACCATTTCAGGGCTGCCCATAAGCTAAAGCATGTCATAAAGGGCATCTtccaaatgcctcttaaacattgacaggcatggggcatcaatcacctctctaggaagcctgttccagtgtttgaccaccccctcagtaaagaaatgctgCCTAATGTACagtctaaagctcccctggtgcagctctgAATCATTTCTGAGCCTGAGCCTACCGTCTTCAAAAAAGTATGTATGACTTCTATCACTTTCAGCAGATGAGCAATCATGATCTGTAGCCCTACAATACTCTCCCAGGACTAAATCCTAATCCCTACAACTAGGATGTCTTGGTTCTGCTTCAGAGTTTACACAGCACTATTGTTAACACCGAAAGAACGACTCCAGATCTAAACAAGATGAAGAAGTCAGATTGCAGAATCACTGGAAGCTCTCACTGCTGCTAACCACAGACATCATGCTTCTGTCTGAAGACTGCTCCTATTTAAGAGCATACTGGAGTTCTACCCATCATGAATTACACATCCCTTGTTAAAAACGGGTGTATAATTCACAAGTGTATTTTGCACTAGATCCCTCCCTATTTTCAAGTAGGTCGTATGCAGAAGTGCTACAAGCATTCATTTCAGTTTTACATGAACCCAGTCTGAGATCAGTGCTTCTGAAGTTAACCTCATTGTCTAACTCACTATGTGaggaaaaaaggacaaagaaTTACATTAAATGCCATCAACAGTTAACTTCAGACTCTCTAAAAAGAGGAATGCTTGAAATTTTCAGACCAAGATGGAAGACTTTAAATCTTCACCTTATACTGAAGATTAAAGCAAGAACATGTTATGTTGGGAATTCCTGGGTTATACTGGTGCAAGAGAGCATACCAAGTTACCAGCATTGAAAAACTGCTTATTGACAGAAGTTTGGATCTAGCATCATGAAAAGAATCATCTCTCAGTAGGCTACCATCACAAAGAAATGTGTTTTCACCATTAACTAGCTAGTATCAAGTACTAGTTGCCTAAACAATCAAAAGCATTAGAAGTCAGCCCTGTGTCGTAATAGGAGGGCAgatcaaataatttttttaagatTCTCTTAAAGGAAACGTTTTGTCACATTAAGCTCTAAACCACATTCTGTCTAGAAATGAGCACgtgcagagagaaaataaataactcCACAAGCATGAGAACAGCTGAAGCCTGAGTTCCAAAAGTTGGGGTGGTTTCCTCATTGTTGATAGACCAACTCAAACAATCTTTCAAGAAAGATTCATAGTATGTCTGCCCTGTGCAGATTCTCTGCCCAACAAGGAATTAGACTTGCACAACTACAGTTCTGAAACAATTCAGGTGAAAACTCTCAGGCATTGAAAAATTTCATCCATGAGATATTACCTGGAATAGATTACCTAGTGTTTCCTAAAGCCTAACTCCAAATGAGCATGCATACCAACTCTTGCCTGGCATGGACATTCTGAGATCTAGCTTGCTTTGGAGCACCTGACAAGCTCTTAAATGCCTCTTTGCAGAAACGTGTCTTGGTTTCTGAAACTACATTTACAGTAGTAATTAGTAAGATATGCCAAGAGCAGACTGATGACCTCCTAAGGTGTCCAAACTATACATTCCAGAAGATTACGTCAAACTTTGGTCTAGTCTTGCCCACTAGCCAAGTGATATGAACACCTAGACATAGCAAGATTGCATCTGTCTGGCTTAGTTTCATCTGAAGGGAATCCCAAATAATAAGCTCAAACCTATAAtagccaagcagcagcaggtgacaaACTTGCTGCAGGAATTATACTACAGATGCCCCCTTTCCCCAGTAATGCAAATGAACCTCAAACCTGCACACCTGAGTAAGCTGACAGTAGTCAAACACTTGGACAAAAAGTTAGTGAAAGTAGAAGAAAAGCAacatcatgattttttttttgttcaaatttaaggaaaaaaaggcttaaACCACACTTCTCTCAACAATGGTCCCAAGTTAAACTGACTCCACCACTAAAAACCAACACCGACAAGTTCTTTCTAAGGTTACACCAGAAAGTATATGTACAAGTACAAAGCAGAAGTATGGAGTAGGTGAAAAGACTGATCAGATCACTGAAGAAGCAGGAAACACTGGAACTTGTTATTCAAGTACTTTACAGGAAGTCCTTTGCTATCTAAGTAAACAAGGTCTAGAAGGAGTGTACAAGTCAGCTTCTCAGAACAACTGCCAGACAATCTCACTCCAGGTTTTAACGCTGCTCATTCATCAACATCCGAGAGAGAATTCCATAGGCCAAATTACACCTTGCATGTATTTGGGCAGTTACAATATCAAGATTCTTATCAAGCTGTACTCTGGGGCAGGATTTAGGCCTAAGACAGGTAAAACACATGAATCAGGGAGAACAAAACAGCTCACCTCTCCAAAAAGAGCCTACTTCCATGTACAAGAAAGTGCTACCTTGAAAACACCACCCTTGACTACAACCATTATCTGAAGTAGCACAATCAGCCCTAGCAAATGCTAATTAATACCAGCTGCTACATTAATATCCTATTATTATGCTTTTCAAAGGTACATGGATAGGAGCCCTACCTCCAGGCTGAACTTTAGAACCAAGACTAGGGCAGCAGGAAGCTGCATGCCTCATAAGTGAAGGAAAAATGCATTCTGTGCAGAGCCAGAGGTAAGATTTTCTTCTGAGCTACTTAAGGGCATCACTCCCTGCCTATTGTCATTAATAATGCCCAGCTTCCTATACTGGTCACAGAAAAGACTGGGTGAAGCCTGAAAAACCTGAACAATAAACACATAAGGAACTGAGCAATTAGAAAGGCACAAGCCTTAACTGAAAGGCATTTTAGGCCAGCATTCAATCATTCCCTATACAGTTCTGCAATCATGCTCACCTCCCTTCAAGTCCTTTCCATGAAGCTCTTGCTACCTAGCCATCAGACTGTCTCAATAAAAAAGCTGAAAGCGAGAATCTTCCCCACCTTATGTATCAtgagcaaagacatttttctgtcCTCTGATATTCTTCCAGTTACATCTCATGGAACAGGAAGAGATGCAGGAGGACTACTACCTTTGCAGAAATGCCATATTCAATAAGCAACCAGTGCCAACACCTCAGTGGCATCATCAGTTTTATGACCTCAACAGAGAACAACAACAACTAGCAACAACAACTTGACCAAAGGCTGACCTGATAAAACTCTTACTTGACAGGAGCAAAACACAGCCCTTTCCAGCCACCCACTGGGTACGACAACTCAGCACATTAAACTCTTTCTTAAGATTGCTAACGGCGCTGTTGCAAAACTAGGCATGGAGGGAACTCCAAGACACTTGTACTGTAGCACAGACCCAACAGTCACATCCACTCAgcctttaaaataaacatttggcAACAATTTGTCGAAccttttaagcaaaaaaaaaaaaaaccctaaggtGCAACTTCTTCAAACAGGAAATTTATTTTGCCAGGATaaataacagcagcaagcaATCACACACTGCCTTTGGTTGTTCACAGCAAGCAAAACCTACATGAAAGATGAGCACCGTGTGCCTATCTTTATGGTCGTGAGGCTGTCAGCAGCACTTGCAACTGGGAGGTCATCTGACTGGTCATATTATTAGTCACCTTCAGCACCACTGTCACACTGCCAGACATAGTTGTAGTCATTCAAAGGGTCTTCCTCTGATTTGCAATTGGATTAGCAAGAACTAAACAGATTATCAGGTCGAGTACTGGGATGACATAAATTGATCGAAAGCTAAGAGGCTTCAGCAATGACCAAAATTTCTCACAATACAACACAAGCAGTGTTTTAGCAAAGTGAGCCAGCTGAATTGGGTGCACTCCTCTAGTGAAACACTGTCACCTCCAGTCACCCCAAAACTCAgacaccctgctctgctgctgacagtGACAGTCTTGAGACAGGTGAACACTAAATCAGGGGTTTAACATACATCACCTCTTGAGAAGAAATCCTGAATGACAGGAAAACACTCTTGCTAAAGATATTCCTCTCCACCCTATCTTTGCAAAAAAAGTCAAGATAATTCTCAGCTAGCTGCTCACACACACATGAATTACTGCATTGCTGATGTACAAAAACTGCAGCCATACCTAATACCAGATGTGCCACCCAATTGTTCTAGAGATTTGTAACACCCTGAAGcgagcagcacaggaggcaaCACAAACGACTTGTACTGGCAGATGTGAAAGCAAGTCTTTTAATGTAGAGTCACAACAAAAAcaagagggagagagcagacAACACATTTCAAGAAAGTTGCCAAAATCTTGACTTTCAGTAGTTATTTTTCACATTCAGGGTCCAGGCCATGGAGTTTAAAAAACAGGACCAGTCTGTGGCAGCAACTCCATGTTTATTTCACTATCTCTGTTACTAGAAGCTCTTGCAAGGATCAAACCTGAACTATGAATAGTTCTGAAATAAGGCACCAGCAACAGagtaaaaggaagagcagagtcCTTTTGACTTTTGCAGTTGGTTTTGGGGCCTTTTATTTCTTCAAGGCTGaggcacccaaaaaaaaaaaaaaaaaaagctgactCTCCTCATCTTTCTGCTGAAACTTCTCCCCAAAAAACGTGCTAGATGGCAGAACCAAAAGCACCCTTGATCAGTTTTAATAGACTCAAGCAGAAATCCAAGTCACGTTTGTGAGACTAAAGGCTTTTATTCTTCAAAAGCCTTGCAACACAATTTACGGTAGGGCAACAGGTTACAGAAGTCCCAGTTAAACATTCATTTACTCAATAGAGTGAGTAACTGGAGACATCTCACACAGTGAAAGAGGGATGTTTGTAGTTGCTCTAGGACAAAAGCATGCAAGTGAGATGTTGGCACAAGCCTACTGCACTGCACCAAGTTCACACCACTTTATCTCCCGTCATTTGTATCTCCATACCCACTATGTTGCAATAAGAAAGTTCACAACTTTACATTCATgctacagaaagcagaaagtcCTATCTGAAGTGTATCAGAATTACAGCTGTAGACTGAGAGCAACTGTTTGGGGACATATCATAAGAAAACCTCACTAAATGTCCTGCGACCCATAAACTCTTCAAGTAATAGAATGCGTTTGAGGACCAAAGTAGTCATCTTAAAGTAAACTTTTGGAGGTTTTCCCCCCACTGGTGCTGGATTTTGCTCAGTTTTATACTTAATAAAAATCACTGTAATacttactggaaaaaaacaaaacaaacaaacaaacaaacaaaaaaggcagagaagatTCACCCCACTTTGCAAAAGGATCGTCTAATCTTGACACATATGTACCTTTCAGTGTTCCTTTTCTGAAAGGTATATTCCCCTCATTCATACCATAAGTTGAACCCCCTGTATTTCCCCTTCACTTAAAATCCAGTTCAAGAACTACTAGTTTCAGAACGTTCAAGCAAAATCAATTAACGAAATCaatactctttaaaaaaaaaaaaatcctgaaggcAAGTTAGATCCCATGGCCACCTTGAACAACCAGATAAAGTAAGACTAGCAGAGGGGGGTGGTATTTATAGCAGCTTCACACACAACACAAGGCTTAGGGGAGCTATGCACATGCCAGATCTGTCAACCATTTCTCCAAGAGGTTACACCACCACGTTGTTATGCATCCtattcctcctgcagcagggttcAATGGAGGCACAGTCAAGAGAGATTTACTACCAAATTTCTTAAATGAAAGGGAAATAGTGCTGTTCTATATAAAGTTAATTGGCCCTGCTTCTTAAGCACTTGCAGTGGTTTCAAGTTAAACAGTAACTGGCTCTGAACACTACTCCATGGGTTAGCAAGTCATACACACATTCAAAGATGATTTAAGATGCTTACCTGGACTTGCTGGGGTTGCTGAACCTGtatctgctgctctggctgagtTTGCTGCTGGACACTGGTTGTCACAGGACAAGCAAGTTCGAGCAAAGACCCAGCCACTTCTGTGCTGTCGGTGTAAATGCAGTTGCCACCCTGCTGATAGACCATTGTGGTGGTGGCTGTCTGCTGAAACTCCTGCAGAGCTTCCGGCCCCTTGGAAGCAAGGGAGTCCAGAAACTCCTTCATCCTGTGCTGGGGAATTGTTCGCGCCTTCACACGGATGTATTCTTCAAAGGAAATGGTGTTTTCCAGAGAATTATTCATATTGCAAGGTCCTTAGGGTTCctaagggaaagagaaagtgaaagtCTTAACTACAGCACACCTTTGATCTCTTATATTCCTAACTCCAGTAACTAATTTTTCATACCGAGTACCATTTGTAAACTGGCAAACATGCCCAGACAGATGCTTTAGATTTTTAGGTATCTTATGCTACTACACATCTCAGATTAACCCTTCGCAACTCAGGGAAGTCTGAATGATAACCAGGTGTAACTGAGGTGCTACTCAGACAGCTCACTGCCACGTAAAACCTTCTAGCACTGTACTTCACCCAGAACAGGCAAgtcccacagcagaggaaaTCATGTCATACATTTAGTTCGTTTGCAACATGCAGTATTAGTGAGAGAAGCTTAGAAATCAGTATCTGTGGCCCTGCTTTGCAACCACAGAAGTGGGAGAACCGAGCAGCATGTTCTGTCAGGCCATGCAGCTCTATTCTAGGCAGCTAATGGGAAGCACAACGGAAGAGCAACAGATGCAGCATTCAGCCCATTGCTATTAGAGCTAGGACAGCCTTATCGATTTGAACAAAGCAAGCATAAGGAGAGTGATGGAAGATATTCCTCAAATGGGGAACTACACACATGAAGAAGCAGAGCTCTAGAAATGGCAAAGGCAAGAGCAGCATCAGTTCTGGATGTCCTTTTAATATAGGAAGAGGTTAATGTGAAACTTGCCATgcatgaagacaaaaaaaaaaaaagagagagaaaaacaaatcgAATGACCATGGAGGAAgtgagagcaaggaagagaattaaaaaaaaaaaagattccacCTGAGAACATTAGAAAGCTCCAGGGTATATTCTGACAGCATTCTTCTGTTATTGACTTATCTTGTTTAAACCCACAAATTGTTTCTGCAGTGAGCATACTAGTTGTTTCAAAGGCACTAATTCGTCCTGATAAAGTATAAACAGATTTGAGCTATAACACTACCAGATACTGAGAAGGTTTTGAAAATATGTCAAATGGCAGATCAGGACTAGAAAAGGTGATTCAGTACTACTAGATCAAGCtgcaaaaaggaggaaaaagggacAAACCTCACTATACTTTCATTACAACTGCAGTTCTAAACAGAGTAGGTGCAAGAGAAAAACGTTTTATatactttttattttacaaagAGGAACCAAGAGAGAAATAAGTGGTTGAACTTGACTGCAACACCCTGTGTGAAAACAGCAGTTAGTTCCAGGCTCTCAGTGGCACTACAAGTCCAGCTCCAATTCCCACCAAAAATCAATTAGAGCTAGAGCAAACTCTAACCATTCTTCACTGTTACCTGACAGCAGTCTAAACACACACAAGTTTCTGTTTACATGGAGGAGGTTCATGGCTAGAGCGCTGGACCAGGCTCATAAGACAACGAAAAGCAAAGGTAAGGGACATGTGCATGAGGCAATTTGTGCTATTATCTATAGTTTCTGGAGTTACTAAGCAACATTTACTGCTGCATGAGATTACTATAGAAAATACTCTTAAAACATGCATCAATGTTTAGCAAAAAGCACCACCTTACAGTGTTATCTCAGTAAATTCAACAGCTCTGTAAAAATCACTATACAGGAGATCCCATCAAGCCCACAACTAGACAGAAAAACAATTCTCCTGCCTTTCAGAGACTCCAATGAGATATATTTTCAAGACAGTTCTGCATGATAAGTCAGTAAGGCTATTCACTTAGTTGTTGAGTGAGGTTTCTTCTAGAAGCCATTTCAGAGTGCTCTACACCCCTACAGAACACATTCTTAACCCCTTCCCAAGTGACTGTATGAACAGAATTAAACCAACAGAGAACCTTGTTAATGTATCCTCAGTGGCTCTGACAGGACTACACCAGACATCTTGCATCTAATTGTAAGGTGCTCTGTTACATACtctgaagctggaaaaaaagatttttaattattaccTTGTCCTGATTTTCTACTTAGAACTTGcaaatattttactttcagaaGAGCATCACTTTGCATGTTCACTGAGGTGCACTTACAGACACGACTTTCAGAAGGAAGACACTTCTGAGGAACAAGCCTCAAGGATGCCGTGCTGGGAACCCAAACATGAACACTACAGGTGCTCTTTGACAGCTAGGTGCTGCTGAACAGGAATGAGCTCACCTCTCAGCAAAGGTCTTGCCTTCTTCCTTGCTCCTGCAAGTCGTTACTATGTTGTAACAACTCAGGCAATTCCTATTCACCTTCTGTTAATCTTGTCACAGGCAAGAGCTGGGAAGTCAGCAGGACCACTAGTTTTCAATGGCAGGTATTTGTGAGCCACTCACTTTTACTTATGGAACCCCAACCCTTCTGTCAAGAGCTGCTCAGAGGTACATTGTGCTCCTGTACAGCAGAGACTAGAAGCCACCAGAAACCCAGACGCATACACAGAGGGCCCAAAGATCAAGAGATCCACCACCAAAAAATCACCAACCTTTTCCAACCAGCAGGAAGCAGAACAAACACAGAATTAATTTATT
This genomic stretch from Indicator indicator isolate 239-I01 chromosome 15, UM_Iind_1.1, whole genome shotgun sequence harbors:
- the QRICH1 gene encoding transcriptional regulator QRICH1, which codes for MNNSLENTISFEEYIRVKARTIPQHRMKEFLDSLASKGPEALQEFQQTATTTMVYQQGGNCIYTDSTEVAGSLLELACPVTTSVQQQTQPEQQIQVQQPQQVQVQVQVQQSPQQVSAQQLSPQLAVHQASEQPIQVQVQIQGQAQQQASQTIQSQSLQSPSPSQLQAAQIQVQHVQTAQQIQAAEIQEEHIQHQQIQAQLVAGQAITGGQQIQIQTVGALSPPPSQQGSPREGERRISTASVLQPVKKRKVDMPITVSYAISGQPVATVLAIPQGQQQSYVSLRPDLLTVDSAHLYSATGTITSPTGETWTIPVYSAQPRGDLQQQNITHIAIPQEAYNAVHVSGSPTTLTTVKLEDDKDKMVGSTSVVKNSHEEVVQTLANSLFPAQFMNGNIHIPVAVQAVAGTYQNTAQTVHIWDPQQQQQQPTPQEQGQQQQQLQVTCSAQTVQVAEVEPQPQPQTSPELLLPNSLKPEEGLEVWKSWAQTKNAELEKEAQNRLAPIGRRQLLRFQEDLISSAVAELNYGLCLMTREARNGDGEPYDPDVLYYIFLCIQKYLFENGRVDDIFSDLYYIRFTEWLHEVLKDVQPRVSPLGYVLSSHVTEEMLWECKQLGAHSPSTLLTTLMFFNTKYFLLKTVDQHMKLAFSKVLRQTKKNPSNPKDKSTSIRYLKAPGMHQTGQKVTDDMYAEQTENPENPLRCPIKLYDFYLFKCPQSVKGRNDTFYLTPEPVVAPNSPIWYSIQPISREQMEQMLTRILVIREIQEALAVANASTMH